The genomic stretch ACATTCGGTGAATTACCGTCATTCACAAATTTCACTTATTACATATCGACCGTTGATGCATCGGGCTCCGAGTCGGAAAAATCTAACCCCATTTTCGTGACGACGACTTCCTTTAAAGAAGTTACCGGAACGAATTTTTCACAAGTCGTTGACGGAAAATTCCAATGGGCGGATTATGATAACGATGGCGATTATGACGTATTAGTCGCCGGTTCGGAAAATAACGACTACTATCCTCCCTATCAAAACGGAACGATCAAACTGTATCGCCACGATAACGGCGGAACATTTACTTTAGTTGACGTGGGCCTAGCTCAGGAAATTCATCGCGGTACGGCGGCTTGGTGCGACTATAACAATGACGGACTTCCGGACATCTCCTATATGGGAAGCGGCGGCAGCGGAACGCGCCCGTTTAAATTATATAAAAATGACGGCGATGGTACTTTTACAGAAATCCTAAATAATATCCAAGGCGCCATTTTCGGTGCAATGGCTTGGGGTGACTATGACAACGACGGTGATCAGGATGTGTTTGTCATGGGTTCGATAGGAAGCGAAGGCGGGGATAACTATTCCATGCTTTTCAGAAATGACAGAAATGATCTGTTTACTCAAATAGACATCGGTCTCATCGGATACTCCGGAGGTTCAGCGGCTTGGGGCGATTATGATCGAGACAACGATCTTGATCTTTTGATTTTAGGTTCAACCAACGGTAGTTATAGCGGCGGTAATCTCCATGTTTATCGCAATGACGGTAATGATGTGTTTACCGAGCCCGGGGAAGGCGGCTATCGAAGCGGGCTTCATCGCGGTACTGCGATATGGGCGGATTATAACAACGACGGTTATTTAGATATCGTATACAGCGGCGCTATCGGCGGCGGTTCCCGTGATGCGGGCGTTCTTAAAAATCTAAGCGGAACCGGTTTTACCGGATTTGAATCCAATCCTTTTATCGGTCTTTCTGAAGCTTCCGTCTCTGCGGGTGATTTTGATAACGACGGCGATCTTGACTTTTTCTTCGCCGGTAATCATGCCGGTGGTGAAGGTTCCGCCGATATACGCTCCATCCTTATGCGTAATGACGGCGAAGATACTTTTACCGAATTACAAACCGGTATTAATCCTATTGCAGGAAGCTCATACGCCCAAGCCGCATCGGCAATGGTTGATTACGACCGCGACGGTGATTTGGATATCATGATCGAAGGTATTTACGACGACGGTTTTGGCAATACATCCTTTGTCACGAAACTCTATAACAACGATTGGGCAACAGCCAATACACCACCATCCGATCCTAACGGACTGAGCGCTGTGACCGTCATGGATACAGTCACGATGAATTGGAATAAATCAACGGATGCCGAAACACCTCAGGATGGTTTGACTTACAATATCCGCGTAGGTAAAACCTCCGCCGGTGTGGACGTAATGTCTCCATTGGCCAAAGTCGTAGGTAGTGGCAACGCCGGAGGATTCCGCTATGTACAGGAATCCGGCAACACAAGTCATAATAATTCATGGCGCTTATCCGGTCTATCCGATGGCACCTACTACTGGAGTGTCGAAGCGATTGATCAAGTTTATCGCAATTCCAAATTTCAATCGGCGGCTCAATTCACGATTGACGGCGCTCCTTCTGCACCGGACAGTCTTAGCGTTACTTCCGGCGTCAATTCCGTTACTTTGATGTGGGGTTCAACAAACAAGTCGGATGTAAGCAAATACTTCATTTATGTCAGCGCGGATAACGAAGGCTATACACTTGTTGACTCTACCACGACCGGAATTTTTGGTACGACCAAAACGGTGACCAAAGGTCCTTCGGGCGGCATACTTCAAAACGGTTCCATCTATTATTTCCGCGTCGAAGCCATGGATCACAATGGTTATGTAGGCCCGTATTCAAACTATGTAACAGCAATACCATCCGCCACACCCGGTAAGTGGTTTGTTGTAAATACAGATGACTCCGGTCCCGGATCATTACGTTCAGCTATTGATTCGACCAATCTTTCAACACAGAAAGATACCGTTGTGTTCCTCATACCCATCGGTTCCAGTATTACATTAAATTCAGAACTTCCCGCGATCTCGACAGACTATACCGTGATTGATGCGGACAGCAACGATGACGGCAAACCGGATATCTCGATCTCACCGGAGGGCGAAGGCGGCGGATATTTTACGGGGTTGTCAATCCAATCATCCAACAACGTCATTCGCGGGCTCGTGATCGGTGGTTTCGGCGATTATTATTCGGGCGGAGGATCCCTCTTTATCAACGGAGACAATAACCGGATTCTTGGTAACTATATCGGCGTTTCAGCCGACGGTATGTCAACTCATGGTAACGCCCATGGCATTTTGATCAATGGCGGCTCCAGCGGTAACTGGATCGGCGACGGCACAGGAACCGGTAGAAATATCATTGGCGGAAATCAACAATACGGAATTTATCTCAACGGCGCTTCCACGTCCGTGAATAACACGAAGATTCTCGGCAATTATATCGGTATCGCTACAGACGGTTTAACGGCACTTCCCAATTCGGGTCCCGGTATATCCATCTATAACAGAGCGCTTAACACAATAATCGGCGACGGCACGGCCGAAGGCCGCAATATTATTTCAGGAAATAGCAGCGACGGTATATCGTTGACCGACAACAACGGACACATTGAAGGAACTTCGATACTGGGCAACTATATCGGTACGGATGTTACCGGCAATGTCGGCGTGGGCAACAATAATCACGGTATCTTTTTTAACACTCTAACCGGCGAAGGCGCCTCCATCGTAAATAACACCATCGGTGATGGTACGGCCGGCGGACGCAATGTTATCTCCGGAAACGCCGGTAGCGGTATTAATTTTTACTACTACCAAGTACATGACAATACTATCAAAGGAAACTATATTGGAATAACAGCCGACGGTTCCACGGCTCTCGGCAATGGTATGTACGGAGTGAATATTGAACACAGCAATAATAATATCATTTCCTCCAATACAATATCAGGAAACGCCTATGACGGTATCATGATTAATGGCTCGTATGGTGAAGCTAACAACAATGTGGTAACCGGTAATTACGTAGGAACCAACCCTACAGGATCATTTGCCATAGCTAACGGTCAACGCGGTATCTATCTTCAAAACGGCGCTTCTTATAACCAAATCGGTGGTACGGCAGCCGGCGAAGGTAATATCATTTCCGGTAACCTCAACGGAGGTATCGGTTTTGGTTATGCTTATACACCCACCGTATCTAATCAGATTCTTGGCAACAAGATAGGAACCGATGCATCCGGTATGTTTGGTATTCCCAACAAAGAATCCGGTATTTACATCAACGGCTCGAATCACAATTATAACTATATCGGCGATGGTACTACCGGTGGTCGTAATATTATTTCCGGAAACGACGGCGATGGTATCTATATCAACGGCGATGCCTCTGATAATTTTATTTTAGGCAACTATATCGGCGTTGATGCAACCGGTAATACCGGATTAGCCAATGATTCCAACGGTATCGCGATTTACAACTCCGGTCACATTCTGATCGGCGATGAAACGGCCGGCGGTCGTAATATTATCTCCGGTAACGGTAAAGAAGGTATTGCTGTTTATGCGCAAAGCTCGGAGATAATTATCGGCGACGGTCAAGGCGGCGGCGGTGAAGCATTAATCATTGAAGGCCGCGGCGGCGACAAGGCGGAGCGTCCCGGCGCAAATGACATTGACATTCGTGGTAATTATATCGGGGTCGGCGCGAATGGAACAACCGCCATAGGCAATAGCGGTGCCGGTATTGAAATCGAAGCTGTTTTCGAAGGATTTTTTTCTGAATACGATTCGATCACGGCCAATATTATTGCGTACAATACCGACGGTGTCGAATTGGTTGGCAACGGTGTTTTCTCGACCTACCTTCATAACAATACGATATACGGAAACACTTCCGAAGGTATCGTGATCGAAGAAGGTGCTCAAAACGGGATCACGGCTCCGTCTATTACATCTGTTTCCAATTTCGTCATCAGCGGTACGGCTTCGGTTGGCGCCATGGTATATGTTTACCAGGACACCGGAAATCAGGGACGCTACTACCTCGGTTCTTCCGCGGCTGACGGCGAAGGTTCATGGTCATACAACGGACTTTACTTGCCCGGTTATAATGTAACAGCAACGCAATTTTTAGATAAACAATCTTCGGCGTTCTCTGCACCATTCGCTACACCATCCGGCACTGTACATGCTACGACCACATCGCTTTCTTACGGCAATGTCTTAGCCGGTGATAGTGCCACACTAACCACGCGCATTTATGCCATAGGTAATCCTGTGGTAATGAATAGCGGTTCGTTAGTATTGGGAACGAATGCACAGATGTTAGCTACGTTAGGAACCGACACCCTCTTTATGACGGATACGATCACGGTACAGGTTCGTTTCAAACCGGTTAACTTTGGATTTCTTACCGATACACTCCGTATTTATTACGGTGAAGGTAATGTGTTTGATATTCGTATCGGTGGAACCGGAACGTCCGGTACAATAGCAGCCAGCAGCATCGGATTTGCGATGGAGACACTCAATGGCGACAGCACAAGCGTTCCTATCCAGATGTACACGACAAGCGGTTGGGTAGAAATCACATCAGCTATATTCGGTCAGAACAATTATTTCACTTATTCGATCGACAAAACGTTACCTTACATATTGAAGCCCGGCGATACAGCCGATGTGACGGTTACATTTAAACCGACAACATTTACCAGTTCCGCCGACACGCTATACTTTGCAAACAATTCATCCGATGGCATGCTGGAATTGATGTTTAGCGGTTTGCCGCTCCCGGGTACGGTAGCGACGAATCTTGCATCCCAAGATTTTGGTAATGTTCTATTGGGCGATAGCTTGGAATTGACGACAAAGATTTACGCTCCGTCAGGCCGGGTCGAAATCACATCCGTCACACTTTCCCAAGGTGATGTACTTTCGATGACGGTAACGCCGGCATTACCTTTTACGTTGAATGCAGGGGACACCATCCTCGTGAAAACGAAATTTATTCCGTCTGATTTTAACTCGTTTAACGACACCATTACGGTTTTAAGTAACGCCTCCAACGGAACCGTTACTGTGTCGTTGTCCGGACAATCTTTGCCCGGAATCATTTCGTCTGCCGCTTCGGCGTTCGATTTTGGTAATGTGTTAGTAGGTGACAGCGCTCAAACCTCAACCCGTTACTACGCCACAGGCGGTCCCGTTCAAATAACCGGTTCTTCACTGGTAACAAGCGGTGAAACAAGTGTCAGCTTTACACCGTCATTGCCCTATTTACTGCACGTAGGAGACTCTGTTGTCGTTACCGCCAAATATAAGCCGTTAACATTTGCGGCGATGAGCGCTGACACGATCCACCTGATCAGTAACGCATCAAACAGCGGCAAACTGAGCATCCCGATGAGCGGTTTCGGTCAAACCGGTACGTTGGCCTTTAATACTACACCGGCTAATTTCGGTTCGATTCGCGTTGCCGATAGCAGCACGGCCCAAATCGTCAAGGTATACAGCAGCGTAGGTCAAATCCCTCTTACAGGATATACCATCGGCGCTCATTTCAAAGCGACGACTTCGACCGTATTCCCTATCACCATCAAATCCGGTGATACGGTTACGTTAGCTGTTAAATTTAAACCGCAGACCACCGGCGCTCTTTTAGACACCATCAAAATCGGAAACGTACGTATTCCGCTTGCGGGCACCGGTTTAGAAAACGTGGCGCCTACGCTTACGCTCGGCGTGACAAGCGTCATTGCACTCAAGCAGTACCTTGGTATTTACATGTATAGCAGCGAGGCGTTGAGCGCTAGATCTGCCGCATTTAAATTTAATGATGTCAGTGTCACCGCTCCGACATTTGATGCCGTATCCGGCGTTAATAACCTGTACTATGCGCAGTACAAATTATCCGCAGCCGGTTCCCTCAAGATCGACGCTACCGGTACGGACATTGCCGGAAACATCGGTACGCGTTCCAAAACGTACACGATCGGTTCATTGACCAAAGATCAAACTTTGGCTGTCGAAGCGGAAGGTCTGCGTATCAACGGCACTAAAGGCGCTATCAGTGAAAGCGGTTTTATGATTATTACCAAATCGCAAACCTATGACGGCGACCCTGTCGGTTTATCGAAAGGTACGTCCAAGTCGGCGACCGATTTTGCGAATGCCAATATCCAATCATGGGACATCATCAGCACCGTAGCGCTTGAGAAATCCGTGACGCTGACGGCCGTTTATGATGAAACATGGATCAACACATTACAAACGCAATACGCCAACTTCGACGAACGTAAAATCGGTTTCTACCGCGAAGAAAACGGTTCATTGGTTTATCTGGGCGGGGAAGGTCGCAACGGTAGCGTTGCACTTCAAACCAAATCGCTTGGTAAAATCGTGATTCAGTACAATGACGAACATCGTTACTTGCCTTCAGAAATTACGTTGGCGCAGAACTATCCCAATCCGTTCAACCCCACGACGACGATCGAATTCGGTCTTCCCGAAGCCTCGCACGTCAAACTGGTCGTCTATAATATCCTCGGGCAACGCGTCGCTGAGCTTTTCAACGGTCAGCGCAACGAAGGATATCATAAATTCGTATGGAACGGACGCAATGCACAAGGTGCCACGGTGGCCAGCGGCGTGTATCTGTATCGCCTCGAAACCAATAAAGGCAACGTGACTAAGAAAATGATGTTTATCAAATAACGTACGGTATATAAAAAATTATATAACAAAGGATCATGATTATGAAACACTTCAAAGTATGGCTGGCCGGCGCACTGATGATCGCGCTCAGCACAGGATGCAGCGAGGATCCGGCGACCGACCCTCTCGGGGATGCATGGCAGCTTTTTATAAACGGTCAATACACTGAAGCACAAACCAGTTTTGAGGCCCTTATCGAAACGCAACCCGGTCAAGCTTACGCCGGACTCGGGTGGACGGCCATGAAACTGGACAATATCCCGGCATCGGTGGATTATTTCGAACTGGCCGCGGGTGATTCACTTGTGCATGGTTACGCAGGCTGGGCTATTGCGTCATGGGCTAATAAAGATTTTACGCATATCGTCGAACGTGCAGGTTTTGTAATACGCAAAGAACCGACATTCGAATTTGAATTCTACAAAGATATTACCATCAGCACCATGCGTCTTATGCAAGCCTACGGTTATTATCATACAGGCAATATGTCAGCCTGTCTTGCCCGCATTCAAGAGTTGGATGGTGGTTTTGCCAGTACAACTGACCCGGCATTATTGCTGGCAAAACTTGACGCTTTAAGCGCAACCGCTTCCGGATTATAAAGCGAACTTTTTATAACAAAAAACCGCAGCCTAAAAACTGCGGTTTTTTTATGTGTAATTTTTGCAGAAGCATCTTTTTTTCATCAAAACGTACCTATAAAACCAAAGTGGATTTTCCCCTCCGACGGACGATCGTTTTGACCGAGACCATAGTCCAGAGCAAACTGCCCAAGCCGCGTTCCAAATCGCATACCAAAACCATAACCCCATGGGAAACCGTCTTGTTTATTAATTTTCGTACGTTCTAAATCAGCATATACTCTGCGGTAATAATAACCTTGATCGTAAAATACAAACAATCGTGAAGCGCGCCCTGTAACATAACGCAACTCCAAATTGTTCCAACCTACGCGCGTTCCGCTAAAAAAGCCTTCGGTATAACCGCGCAGGGTTTTTAGCCCGCCAAATAAAAACTGTTCACTCAGCGGCGCCACATCACGACCGGGCCTGAACACTGAAAAATGTAACCCGTTTGCAATAACCCAGCGACGGACCGGTTCACGGTAAATTTCCAAATCCATTCGCCATGTTTGTGTGCGGATGGATTGGGAAAACGAACGTATGATTTTTTGCTCGCCGCCATAGGTGATCGTATCCGTACCGTCGGATGACAGAGTCCAATTTTTTTCCCGTGTACGTCCATACGAAAAAACCGTATGATAATATAAACCATTGCGGGGATTGATTTGTTCGTCACGCATATCCCCGGTCAAGCCGCCATTCCATGCGTAACCATCGCTCTGCGGTGTATTAAATATAAATGCTGTTTTCGGATCGGCGGGTTCCACCGTCTGTAAACGCACCCCCGCTAAAACTGACCAATCGTGGGTAATTTCAGTTTGCAATTCCATCTCCCAGGCGCTGCGCGAATACAACGAATCTTCGATTTGCTGTTGCACGGCTATGCGTCCGTTGACAGGCCATCCGACCAACCACGGTTCGGTGTACTGCAGCATCAAATCCTGTGAAAGGCGATTTTTCTTTTGCCAGCGCATACTCAACTGCCGCGCCGTTCCAAAAAGATTATAAAACGATACATGAATCAACCCGGTGAAGTATCCTTTTTCATCACGCGCCGCATCACGCGGGACATAACCGATAATCCCGTCCATTGTATTGGCACGATCTTCCTCGACATCCAGCCATACCGTCAACAGGGAATCCGGTCTCATTGTAACCGACGTAAGCTCCGCATTGCGAATAAAAGGAAATCGTCGGATACGCGTAAGACCGTCTTGAATGGCGCGGTGATCATAACCGCGGGGTAATCTCATGCGCATTTCACGCGTCAAAGTCAGCGGTTTGGTGCTTTCGTTTCCCCGAACGATAAATTCACCGACCGGTTTGACGATACGTCTTTTGATATGCAACAGGACATCAATTATAAAATCAGACTCCGCATCACGCCGCATCCAGACCGAATCAAGCGCTATATGTACAAACGGCGCACCGTTGTTTTCAAACCAGTCCAGCATGCGATTTACCGATGCCGTCCACTGATCCGGTGAGAACATATCACCTGTTTTCCATCGCATAACTTCCGTAATCTGCGAAGCTGAAATATCCGATTCGCCGCTTATGCGCACAGAACCAAGCTTAGCTTGTTTTTCTTCGGATAGAAAAAAAATCAATTGTATGCCGCCTGCGCCTTCGGTTGGTTTTTGTTGAATGGAATCAATGGACGACGCCAAATAACCCTGATCGCGATAGTATTCTAAAATACGCATCGCATCATTGCGAGATTGTTCCTGATCAAAAACGGAACCGGGTTTGTGATAGAGCAGAGATAAGATTGTTTTGTCATTCACGATACGATTACCGTGAATGGAAACAGAAACAATACGCTCTGTTGCGGTTTGTGCACAAAGCGTAGTAGTAAATAAAAATATAAACCAGCGCATAAATTTCACACTGAGATCACCGTAGCACGGCCACGGGTCTGATGAATTATCGCATCGCAGAAGTGCAAAACTTCATTTTTGCGAATCGCAACATCCATCGTGGCTTGCTCTGCATATACAGTGTCCCCTGCTTTCCCGCCGGCATGATGTACACAGCGCATGATCGTATTGATTTCATCGTATGGAAACTGTATCCGAAGGTTTTCATAGATCAGCCGCTGTTCTGCACGGCATCGCGAAAGAACTTCCGCGGCCGAATCACCGTACGCACGTACAAGTCCGCCCGTGCCAAGCTTGGTGCCTCCGAAATATCGAACGACGATGACGATAATATCCGTCCAGTTTTTAGCCGTTATGGCCTGCAGAATCGGTTTACCCGCCGTACCGGAAGGTTCGCCGTCATCGCTGAGGCGAACCAAAACATGAGGTATTAAACCCACTTGGTAAGCGAAGCAGTGATGCGTGGCATCAAAATAATTTTTACGAATAGATTGCAAAAACTGTTCGGCGCCGTCTTTATCTTGAACCGGCGCGGCATACCCGATAAATTTCGAACCTTTAACTTTGATTTCGGAAGTACATGATTCGGCGATCGTGTAGTATTCATCCGGTGTCATGCGTTTTTCCGAGGAAATCACGATGCGTAGAAAATTTTTCCGTTATGTATAACGCCGACGGCTTTGCCTTTCATCGCATAATCGTGATACGGTGTGTTGATTGATTTCGAACACGTCTGATGCACGTCGTATTTCCAGCGCATTTCCGTATCGAGAATGGTCAGATTGGCTTGCGCACCGATGACAAACTCCGGCAGCGGAAGATGCAGAAGTTTACGGGGTGCGATAGCCAATTTGTACAAGGCCGACTCCAGCGAAATCACGCTTTTATGTACGAGATCATTGAGCGTAATACCGACGCATGTTTCCAGACCGGTGATGCCAAACGATGCTTCGTCCATCGTACATTCTTTATCTTCGATCGTATGCGGCGCATGATCGGTGGCGATAATATCAATCGTACCGTCTTGCAAACCCAACTTGATTTCTTCGATATCTGCAGATGTGCGTAGCGGCGGATTCATCTTAGCGAAGGTATTGTAGTTTTCCACCGCTTCGTCTGTCAATGTAAAGTGATGCGGGCACACTTCACAAGTCACTTTGAGGCCGCGTTGTTTCGCTTGGCGTACCAGACGCACGGTTCCGCCCGTTGAAATGTGTGCGATGTGAACCGGAGCATCCGTATATTCCGAGAGTAAGATATCCCGCGCCACAATGACCTCTTCAGAAATGCTCGGAATCCCTCTCAACCCTAATCGCGTACTGGTAAATCCTTCATTCATCGAACCGCGATTAGAAAGTTGTTTATCCTCTGCATGCTCGATCACAGGGATATTAAACATCTTCACATACTCCAGCGCACGACGCATGATTTCCGCATTGTACACCGGGTCGCCGTCATCTGTAATTCCGACCGCGCCGGCTTCGACCAAACTTCCGATTTCTGCTAATTCTTTACCTTCACGTCCCTTGGTGACACACCCCACGGGATGCACATCCACCAGATGGCCTTGCGCTTTATGTTTTACGTACTGTACGGTATCGGCGGTATCTATCGGCGGCGTTGTATTGGGCATACAAGCAATAGCCGTAAAGCCGCCCACCATCGCTGCGTTAGCTCCGGTCCAAACGGTTTCTTTATCTTCGCGACCGGGTTCACGCAAATGTACATGCATATCCATAAGACCGTGCGTAACGATTTTGCCGGAGAGATCAATCACTCTATCCGCAGGATCATCGCATTTACCGATGCGCACATAGCGGCCATCGGCGACAAGTATATCCACGACCTGATCCGATTTATGTATCAGATCCAAAAGTCGAACATTTTTGAGTAGCAGTGTTTGCGGTAATTTTTCTGCTTTGACGTCGCGCGCCATGTTAGTGTTTTTCCTGTGAAAATTCGTAAATAATATAAACCATAATGACTAAAATCAGACTGAATACAAGGGTTTTCATTTCACCGCCTTGTACATCATATTTTATTCCGCTGATGTCCGATAATTCGAAATCGCGAAACGAATCGTAGATGCGCATGGAAACGATACCGTCCATGTACGAATAAAACACGCCGCGGTGCATATCACCGTTGGTCGTACGAATTTGGATCACGTAACCGGGTTTTATTTTGTACATAAACACCGATTCTATTTCTTTGCGGCGTTTTTCTTTTTCCGTTTCATCTTTCGGTTCATCGGACCGCATATAGTAATTATGCGAACATCCGACGAACATCATCCATCCGAACAGCATCACCCACAGTAAGCGTTGCGACATAGAGACTCCGTTTCTTATTAATGCGGTTGGTTACGCATGGCATCAGCGACCATGTAAAAAAACTCATTGAGCAAATCAATCATCCCCGGCTCATGCAACTGTTCACGCATAGCTTGCCCCATACAAGCCATCCACTGGTCGCGGGCGTTTCCATTGATCGGAAACGGCGCATGACGCATGCGCAATGCCGGACTGCCTCTTTTTTCCATATAGACCGGCGGCCCGCCGAAACGACCCACCAAAAACATAAACAATTTATCCCG from bacterium encodes the following:
- a CDS encoding YigZ family protein, translating into MTPDEYYTIAESCTSEIKVKGSKFIGYAAPVQDKDGAEQFLQSIRKNYFDATHHCFAYQVGLIPHVLVRLSDDGEPSGTAGKPILQAITAKNWTDIIVIVVRYFGGTKLGTGGLVRAYGDSAAEVLSRCRAEQRLIYENLRIQFPYDEINTIMRCVHHAGGKAGDTVYAEQATMDVAIRKNEVLHFCDAIIHQTRGRATVISV
- a CDS encoding BamA/TamA family outer membrane protein → MKFMRWFIFLFTTTLCAQTATERIVSVSIHGNRIVNDKTILSLLYHKPGSVFDQEQSRNDAMRILEYYRDQGYLASSIDSIQQKPTEGAGGIQLIFFLSEEKQAKLGSVRISGESDISASQITEVMRWKTGDMFSPDQWTASVNRMLDWFENNGAPFVHIALDSVWMRRDAESDFIIDVLLHIKRRIVKPVGEFIVRGNESTKPLTLTREMRMRLPRGYDHRAIQDGLTRIRRFPFIRNAELTSVTMRPDSLLTVWLDVEEDRANTMDGIIGYVPRDAARDEKGYFTGLIHVSFYNLFGTARQLSMRWQKKNRLSQDLMLQYTEPWLVGWPVNGRIAVQQQIEDSLYSRSAWEMELQTEITHDWSVLAGVRLQTVEPADPKTAFIFNTPQSDGYAWNGGLTGDMRDEQINPRNGLYYHTVFSYGRTREKNWTLSSDGTDTITYGGEQKIIRSFSQSIRTQTWRMDLEIYREPVRRWVIANGLHFSVFRPGRDVAPLSEQFLFGGLKTLRGYTEGFFSGTRVGWNNLELRYVTGRASRLFVFYDQGYYYRRVYADLERTKINKQDGFPWGYGFGMRFGTRLGQFALDYGLGQNDRPSEGKIHFGFIGTF
- a CDS encoding VCBS repeat-containing protein: MKRFMYDFLKKNAVMLCVLLCCSASLFAQNNALTLNGTSQYAYYGGSLSTYEDVTMEGWFKWDGSTGSNQLLMYDGHTSLSGFGLMLDASASNNLIILAGGYQVTSVSRGLDIGEWSHIALVKKGNFFSLYINGDPEIAKAMTYAYPSGSYMVGGNSLNNSEFFKGAIDEVRLWNRALSYNEIFTAAATPMTGAETNLVASYRLDNSADGLTGDQTVNGYNLTLVGTPTFTASSSDSVMIRQQTKSLYTGGTSVSVGWHADPHSFVTGYIVYADTSDAVRTQVGTTSARTDTTFTVTGLLPNTVYYLTARAVTATDTSDYYRLAVVSTFESGGRAAMFSDNNYYAAPFNENIPIGSSAYTIEAWIKPNSMGVHGIVGWGQYGYSYQTNALRLTDDGIINYWWNNDISISTGNIAGSWHHVAATYDGTTRKMYFDGKLMASENVVYNPEIPFSHNFTIGVTNYTEYFNGEIDEVRIWNVARSESEIVSLMFSPATGSENGLASVYHFDEIGGNYAGDYVGANHAEATGGTPQRTLSDAMLPFMPARLQAIAGDGQVELRWEKSIHPDFASYTLMAATDIEFTDIVATHSSGVGNPSDTSHTVAGLTNGTLYYFAVKMTTNSGATTPFRMNAAVPNTGGPGNALIFDGVDDQIILEDNIVRSRSEMTIETWFKTTTSGGIFGYNDASNAEHVPVIYVGMDGYLQSQLWIGDYNSVMRSLRPVSDGYWHHVALTAGNDNQYLYIDGQLCDSIIGRPLNHLSMIKNQIGRATTSGWPNGGNEYFSGELDEFRFWDRALSHKEVYSYANQSLRGDESGVALLHHFNEPSGLIYTYDAGPNGWTGGLESFSASTTVASGAMRPFSPYNLQSTNTLSSITLKWNPSNASAVRAYYIYTFDGESTMLWDSTTGGLTDTTITFGELPSFTNFTYYISTVDASGSESEKSNPIFVTTTSFKEVTGTNFSQVVDGKFQWADYDNDGDYDVLVAGSENNDYYPPYQNGTIKLYRHDNGGTFTLVDVGLAQEIHRGTAAWCDYNNDGLPDISYMGSGGSGTRPFKLYKNDGDGTFTEILNNIQGAIFGAMAWGDYDNDGDQDVFVMGSIGSEGGDNYSMLFRNDRNDLFTQIDIGLIGYSGGSAAWGDYDRDNDLDLLILGSTNGSYSGGNLHVYRNDGNDVFTEPGEGGYRSGLHRGTAIWADYNNDGYLDIVYSGAIGGGSRDAGVLKNLSGTGFTGFESNPFIGLSEASVSAGDFDNDGDLDFFFAGNHAGGEGSADIRSILMRNDGEDTFTELQTGINPIAGSSYAQAASAMVDYDRDGDLDIMIEGIYDDGFGNTSFVTKLYNNDWATANTPPSDPNGLSAVTVMDTVTMNWNKSTDAETPQDGLTYNIRVGKTSAGVDVMSPLAKVVGSGNAGGFRYVQESGNTSHNNSWRLSGLSDGTYYWSVEAIDQVYRNSKFQSAAQFTIDGAPSAPDSLSVTSGVNSVTLMWGSTNKSDVSKYFIYVSADNEGYTLVDSTTTGIFGTTKTVTKGPSGGILQNGSIYYFRVEAMDHNGYVGPYSNYVTAIPSATPGKWFVVNTDDSGPGSLRSAIDSTNLSTQKDTVVFLIPIGSSITLNSELPAISTDYTVIDADSNDDGKPDISISPEGEGGGYFTGLSIQSSNNVIRGLVIGGFGDYYSGGGSLFINGDNNRILGNYIGVSADGMSTHGNAHGILINGGSSGNWIGDGTGTGRNIIGGNQQYGIYLNGASTSVNNTKILGNYIGIATDGLTALPNSGPGISIYNRALNTIIGDGTAEGRNIISGNSSDGISLTDNNGHIEGTSILGNYIGTDVTGNVGVGNNNHGIFFNTLTGEGASIVNNTIGDGTAGGRNVISGNAGSGINFYYYQVHDNTIKGNYIGITADGSTALGNGMYGVNIEHSNNNIISSNTISGNAYDGIMINGSYGEANNNVVTGNYVGTNPTGSFAIANGQRGIYLQNGASYNQIGGTAAGEGNIISGNLNGGIGFGYAYTPTVSNQILGNKIGTDASGMFGIPNKESGIYINGSNHNYNYIGDGTTGGRNIISGNDGDGIYINGDASDNFILGNYIGVDATGNTGLANDSNGIAIYNSGHILIGDETAGGRNIISGNGKEGIAVYAQSSEIIIGDGQGGGGEALIIEGRGGDKAERPGANDIDIRGNYIGVGANGTTAIGNSGAGIEIEAVFEGFFSEYDSITANIIAYNTDGVELVGNGVFSTYLHNNTIYGNTSEGIVIEEGAQNGITAPSITSVSNFVISGTASVGAMVYVYQDTGNQGRYYLGSSAADGEGSWSYNGLYLPGYNVTATQFLDKQSSAFSAPFATPSGTVHATTTSLSYGNVLAGDSATLTTRIYAIGNPVVMNSGSLVLGTNAQMLATLGTDTLFMTDTITVQVRFKPVNFGFLTDTLRIYYGEGNVFDIRIGGTGTSGTIAASSIGFAMETLNGDSTSVPIQMYTTSGWVEITSAIFGQNNYFTYSIDKTLPYILKPGDTADVTVTFKPTTFTSSADTLYFANNSSDGMLELMFSGLPLPGTVATNLASQDFGNVLLGDSLELTTKIYAPSGRVEITSVTLSQGDVLSMTVTPALPFTLNAGDTILVKTKFIPSDFNSFNDTITVLSNASNGTVTVSLSGQSLPGIISSAASAFDFGNVLVGDSAQTSTRYYATGGPVQITGSSLVTSGETSVSFTPSLPYLLHVGDSVVVTAKYKPLTFAAMSADTIHLISNASNSGKLSIPMSGFGQTGTLAFNTTPANFGSIRVADSSTAQIVKVYSSVGQIPLTGYTIGAHFKATTSTVFPITIKSGDTVTLAVKFKPQTTGALLDTIKIGNVRIPLAGTGLENVAPTLTLGVTSVIALKQYLGIYMYSSEALSARSAAFKFNDVSVTAPTFDAVSGVNNLYYAQYKLSAAGSLKIDATGTDIAGNIGTRSKTYTIGSLTKDQTLAVEAEGLRINGTKGAISESGFMIITKSQTYDGDPVGLSKGTSKSATDFANANIQSWDIISTVALEKSVTLTAVYDETWINTLQTQYANFDERKIGFYREENGSLVYLGGEGRNGSVALQTKSLGKIVIQYNDEHRYLPSEITLAQNYPNPFNPTTTIEFGLPEASHVKLVVYNILGQRVAELFNGQRNEGYHKFVWNGRNAQGATVASGVYLYRLETNKGNVTKKMMFIK